The following coding sequences are from one Paramormyrops kingsleyae isolate MSU_618 chromosome 21, PKINGS_0.4, whole genome shotgun sequence window:
- the ndufa11 gene encoding NADH dehydrogenase [ubiquinone] 1 alpha subcomplex subunit 11, with amino-acid sequence MGYWDLEEGKDCIEKTWITTKLGTALGLVGSAYHIVAFQPDSAMQAIQRATAGTVTMASLGAIFGMTTCLSAQLREAPDDPLNYFIGGCASGVFLGARTHSAMTGTTACLGLGTVAMLTKVGKKEGWRFSGAPKL; translated from the exons ATGGGTTATTGGGATTTAGAAGAAGGGAAGGACTGCATAGAAAAGACATGGATTACCACGAAACTGGGCACCGCGCTTG GTCTGGTGGGTTCAGCCTACCACATTGTGGCCTTTCAGCCAGATTCTGCCATGCAGGCCATTCAGAGAGCCACAGCCGGTACAGTGACCATGG CATCCCTAGGGGCCATCTTCGGCATGACCACCTGCCTGAGCGCCCAGTTGAGGGAGGCCCCTGACGATCCCCTGAACTACTTCATCGGCGGCTGTGCCTCAGGAGTCTTTCTGGGAGCTCGCA CTCATAGCGCCATGACGGGGACGACGGCCTGCCTGGGGCTTGGCACCGTGGCCATGCTTACCAAGGTGGGCAAGAAGGAAGGATGGAGATTCTCCGGCGCCCCCAAGCTGTGA
- the larp6b gene encoding la-related protein 6b — translation MQGYEEAARALSMSSPLMEFLCRKLSFSEESSDVHTLSTEDGLYDTLDGSSAELTDVFEDDFFEGEPWSPPLLELRLKVAAQLEYYLSDENLTEDAFLLKHIQKNRMGYVSLKLLTSFKKVRELTRDWRTTLAAAHCSRLLQVNEEGTKVRRRDPVPEWLLCIPTSKLLLAWNLLGDVGAEERAALGLEPPGLMERAMKLFGSYGAIASLRILRPGKELPVELRRYAKRYAELGRKVCAVVEYEQLEAARRAYEALRAAEAQPGAPGRDTRVAMLGSRGTRKPSYGQDCAAEPEGRPSQGAPRRPIRRARRTLEDSALYSSSESDFAPGSPKPVRRMTRPPSLYGSPFGIPHASFHGDPFSNPLTSPIGSPLLPRRLFSVGSHTPSPLVVPELGSSPVLAGSAVRSRCMGDCSQDGGGSPWVQRRRTAAAQTPCLMEGSPSVVGGQPRKQWPGVVVLRQPQGPDGTKGFYNCLGRGKLQLRP, via the exons ATGCAGGGTTATGAGGAAGCGGCACGGGCGCTCAG CATGTCGTCTCCCCTAATGGAGTTCCTGTGCCGCAAGCTGAGCTTCTCAGAGGAGTCCTCAGATGTGCACACTCTGTCCACGGAGGACGGGCTGTATGATACCCTGGACGG GAGCTCCGCTGAGCTGACTGACGTTTTTGAGGATGACTTCTTTGAGGGTGAGCCGTGGAGTCCACCGCTGCTCGAGCTGCGTCTGAAGGTGGCGGCCCAGTTGGAATACTACCTCTCTGATGAGAACCTCACCGAAGATGCCTTCCTGCTGAAACACATCCAGAAGAACAGGATGGGTTACGTTAGCCTCAAGTTATTGACGTCTTTTAAGAAG GTGCGGGAGTTGACGCGGGACTGGCGGACCACGCTGGCGGCGGCTCACTGCTCCCGCCTGCTGCAGGTGAATGAGGAGGGTACCAAGGTGCGGCGACGGGACCCGGTGCCTGAGTGGCTGCTATGCATCCCCACCAGTAAGCTGCTGCTAGCCTGGAACCTCCTGGGGGACGTGGGGGCGGAGGAGCGAGCAGCGCTGGGTCTGGAGCCACCGGGCCTGATGGAGAGAGCCATGAAGCTGTTCGGCTCGTACGGTGCCATCGCCTCCTTGCGCATCCTGCGGCCGGGGAAGGAGCTGCCGGTGGAGCTGAGGCGGTACGCCAAGAGGTACGCGGAGCTGGGCCGCAAGGTCTGCGCCGTGGTGGAGTATGAGCAGCTGGAGGCGGCGCGCCGCGCCTACGAGGCACTGCGGGCAGCGGAGGCCCAGCCCGGGGCGCCGGGTAGGGACACGCGGGTGGCGATGCTGGGCAGCCGTGGGACACGGAAGCCAAGCTATGGCCAAGACTGCGCGGCCGAGCCGGAGGGCCGACCCAGTCAGGGAGCCCCCAGGAGGCCAATCCGTAGGGCCCGACGCACACTGGAAGACTCCGCCCTCTATAGTTCTTCAGAGTCTGACTTCGCCCCGGGGTCTCCCAAGCCTGTCCGTCGCATGACCCGGCCGCCGTCTTTGTATGGCAGCCCATTCGGAATCCCCCACGCCTCCTTCCACGGCGACCCATTCAGCAACCCCTTAACCAGTCCCATAGGCAGTCCGCTGCTCCCCCGCAGGCTCTTCTCTGTAGGGAGCCACACCCCATCCCCGCTGGTGGTTCCGGAGCTGGGAAGCAGCCCCGTGCTGGCTGGCAGCGCGGTCAGGAGCAGATGCATGGGAGACTGCAGCCAGGATGGCGGCGGCAGTCCTTGGGTGCAGCGCCGCAGGACGGCAGCCGCCCAGACCCCCTGCCTGATGGAGGGATCTCCCTCTGTGGTGGGCGGCCAGCCCAGGAAGCAGTGGCCAGGGGTGGTGGTGCTGCGCCAGCCCCAGGGTCCAGATGGTACGAAGGGCTTCTACAACTGCCTGGGGAGGGGGAAGCTGCAGCTGCGCCCATGA
- the lonp1 gene encoding lon protease homolog, mitochondrial has protein sequence MAAYMKMWAAWRQSSKIEIVCQRSKTPTLCRNYKFARPCGSCPLAAQRMYSTNGFFAHLPVSQARSGFTSTSWAARSAHLRPWTRVAGAFSGVWNTVSTRDAVIYTQTRSLFGNRGSSFSGNDGAESSDSGVGDESGDGGDGGAAYSPPQMTALTPMLVPEVFPNVPLIAVSRNPVFPRFIKIIEIKNKQLVDLLRRKVSLAQPYAGVFLKKDDGNESDVVENLDAVYSTGTFVQIHEMQDLGDKLRMIVMGHRRIRITRQLDVETEGQEGKETPKAPGRKRRATRKEGNALGETMEERVQKADLTVEPVTVPPASSELLMVEVENVVHEDFQVTEEVKALTAEIVKTIRDIIALNPLYRESVLQMMQAGQRVVDNPIYLSDMGAALTGAESHELQDVLEETNIPKRLYKALSLLKKEFELSKLQQRLGREVEEKIKQTHRKYLLQEQLKIIKKELGLEKEDKDAIEEKFRERLKDLTVPQHVMDVIDEELNKLSLLDNHSSEFNVTRNYLDWLTSMPWGKNSEENLQLNRAKEVLEEDHYGMDDVKKRILEFIAVSQLRSSTQGKILCFYGPPGVGKTSIARSIARALNREYFRFSVGGMTDVAEIKGHRRTYVGAMPGKIIQCLKKTKSENPLVLIDEVDKIGRGYQGDPSSALLELLDPEQNSNFLDHYLDVPVDLSKVLFICTANVLDTIPEPLRDRMEMINVSGYVAQEKLAIAERYLVPQLRALCGLDEQKATISSEALSALIRQYCRESGVRNLQKQVEKVFRKVAFRIVSEEESSVQITADNLQDYVGKPIFTVDRMYDTTPPGVVMGLAWTAMGGSTLFIETSLRRPREAPSKEGPREGSLEVTGQLGDVMKESARIAYTFARAFLMQEQPHSDFLVTSHLHLHVPEGATPKDGPSAGCTIVTALLSLATGTPARQNVAMTGEVSLTGKILPVGGIKEKTIAAKRAGVTCIILPSENRKDYSDLPDYITEGLEVHFVEHYRQIYDVVFPRQ, from the exons ATGGCCGCCTACATGAAAATGTGGGCTGCTTGGAGGCAAAGCAGCAAAATTGAGATCGTTTGTCAGAGAAGTAAAACTCCGACTTTATGTAGGAATTACAAATTTGCTAGACCTTGTGGAAGCTGTCCATTAGCGGCTCAGCGCATGTACTCAACAAATGGCTTTTTTGCTCATTTACCCGTGAGCCAAGCTAGGTCTGGGTTTACTTCAACTTCTTGGGCTGCGAGGTCAGCGCATCTGAGACCGTGGACTAGGGTCGCTGGTGCTTTTAGCGGGGTCTGGAACACTGTTAGTACTCGGGATGCGGTCATCTACACCCAGACACGGAGCCTTTTCGGTAACCGGGGAAGCAGTTTCTCTGGGAACGACGGGGCAGAGAGCAGCGACTCCGGAGTCGGAGATGAGTCTGGGGACGGGGGCGATGGAGGTGCCGCGTACAGCCCCCCGCAGATGACAGCCCTGACACCCATGCTGGTACCTGAAGTTTTCCCAAACGTGCCGCTGATCGCCGTCAGTAGGAACCCGGTCTTCCCCCGGTTCATCAAAATAATCGAG ATAAAAAATAAGCAGCTGGTGGACCTTCTGAGGAGAAAGGTCAGCCTAGCCCAGCCATACGCGGGAGTGTTCCTCAAGAAGGATGACGG CAACGAGTCGGATGTGGTGGAGAATCTGGATGCTGTTTACAGCACCGGGACCTTTGTGCAGATTCATGAGATGCAGGACTTGGGTGACAAGCTGCGTATGATAGTCATGGGACACCGGCG GATTCGAATCACCAGGCAGCTGGATGTTGAAACGGAAGGACAGGAAGGCAAGGAAACTCCCAAAGCTCCGGGCCGCAAGCGGAGGGCCACCCGTAAGGAGGGCAACGCGCTGGGCGAGACCATGGAGGAGCGCGTGCAGAAGGCGGATCTCACGGTTGAGCCGGTTACAGTGCCCCCTGCCTCCTCGGAGCTACTCATGGTGGAGGTGGAGAATGTGGTTCACGAGGACTTTCAGGTCACGGAGGAGGTCAAG GCCCTGACTGCAGAAATAGTGAAGACCATCCGTGATATCATTGCTCTTAATCCACTCTACAG AGAGTCTGTTCTCCAGATGATGCAGGCAGGCCAGAGGGTGGTGGACAACCCGATCTACCTGAGTGACATGGGCGCTGCTCTTACCGGAGCAGAGTCACATGAGCTGCAAGACGTCCTGGAGGAGACCAAT ATTCCCAAGCGTCTGTACAAAGCCCTCTCTTTACTGAAGAAAGAGTTCGAGCTCAGCAAACTGCAGCAGCGTCTTGGAAGGGAG GTGGAGGAGAAGATCAAGCAGACCCACAGGAAGTACCTCCTCCAGGAGCAGCTGAAGATCATCAAGAAGGAGCTGGGGCTTGAGAAGGAGGACAAGGATGCTATCGAGGAGAAGTTCCGGGAACGTCTGAAGGACCTTACGGTCCCACAGCACGTGATGGATGTCATTGATGAGGAGCTCAACAAGCTCAGCCTGCTGGACAACCACTCCTCTGAATTCAA TGTGACCCGAAACTACCTGGACTGGCTGACCTCAATGCCCTGGGGCAAGAACAGCGAGGAGAATCTTCAGCTGAACCGGGCCAAGGAGGTGCTGGAGGAGGATCATTATGGGATGGACGATGTCAAGAAGAGAATACTG gagttCATTGCAGTGAGTCAGCTGCGAAGCTCCACTCAGGGCAAGATACTGTGTTTCTACGGCCCCCCTGGTGTGGGCAAAACCAGCATAGCCCGCTCCATTGCCCGCGCGCTCAACCGCGAGTATTTCCGGTTCAGCGTGGGCGGGATGACGGACGTGGCCGAGATTAAGGGCCACAG GCGGACGTACGTGGGGGCCATGCCTGGCAAGATCATTCAGTGTCTGAAGAAGACGAAGAGTGAGAATCCCTTGGTTCTGATTGATGAG GTTGATAAGATTGGCAGAGGTTACCAGGGCGACCCATCCTCGGCTCTGCTGGAGCTTCTGGACCCAGAGCAGAACTCTAACTTCCTGGATCACTACCTGGATGTGCCGGTCGACCTGTCCAAG GTGCTGTTCATCTGCACAGCCAACGTGCTGGACACCATTCCAGAGCCACTGAGGGACCGAATGGAGATGATCAACGTGTCTGGATACGTGGCCCAGGAGAAGCTAGCCATTGCCGAG CGGTACCTGGTGCCCCAGCTGCGGGCTCTGTGCGGGCTGGACGAGCAGAAGGCCACCATCTCCTCAGAGGCCCTGAGTGCCCTCATCAGGCAGTACTGCAGGGAGAGCGGAGTCCGGAACCTGCAGAAGCAGGTGGAGAAG GTGTTCCGGAAGGTGGCGTTTCGCATCGTAAGCGAGGAGGAGAGCTCCGTGCAGATCACCGCTGACAATCTGCAGGATTACGTGGGGAAACCCATTTTCACCGTGGACAGGATGTACGACACCACCCCCCCGGGAGTGGTCATGGGGCTGGCATGGACGGCCATGG GAGGGTCCACGCTCTTCATTGAGACGTCGCTACGGCGACCGAGGGAGGCACCGAGTAAAGAGGGACCTCGTGAGGGCTCGCTGGAGGTGACGGGCCAGCTGGGTGATGTGATGAAGGAGAGCGCCAGGATCGCCTACACCTTTGCCCGGGCCTTCCTCATGCAGGAGCAACCCCACAGCGACTTTCTggtgacctcacacctccacCTGCACGTGCCAGAG GGGGCCACGCCCAAGGACGGGCCGAGTGCTGGCTGCACCATCGTTACGGCACTGCTGTCGCTGGCCACTGGCACCCCTGCCCGCCAGAATGTGGCCATGACCGGGGAGGTGTCCCTGACGGGCAAGATCCTGCCCGTGGGCGGCATCAAGGAAAAGACCATCGCC GCCAAGCGCGCTGGTGTCACCTGCATCATCCTTCCCTCGGAGAACAGGAAGGATTACTCGGACCTGCCTGACTACATCACTGAGGGCCTGGAGGTGCACTTTGTTGAGCACTACAGGCAGATCTACGACGTCGTCTTCCCCAGGCAGTGA
- the LOC111847589 gene encoding protein ABHD8-like, with amino-acid sequence MLMGIVEGLLCCLTAKYSNAPVRLRAPDTSDGFEFVEVKPGRVLRVRHVVPERPAGEEVDVPPGVSVRCKRKIVVYRGGQLLIENLAEVPRSEILHCQDGNTTEVSATLEVEMGAALSAGPGTTPPTSRRRRRPKRTVLIDMEQRISSCKGSQADVALFFLHGVGGSSDIWANQLDFFSHLGYEVIAPDLLGHGASSAPEFPAAYTFYALAEDLRAVFKKFARRRNILIGHSYGVSFCTFLAHEYPEQVHKVVMINGGGPTALEPSLCSIFNLPSCMLHCLTPFLAWSFLKAGFARQGAKEKQLLRENNAFNVSPFVLRATMSGQYWPEGDEVYHAELTVPTLLLHGMCDKFVPIEEDQRMAEILLIGYLKVIEEGSHMVMMECPETVNTVLHEFFLWEPDTAARQPPTKPDAEQATPAPAARNTKRK; translated from the exons ATGCTGATGGGCATTGTAGAGGGTCTGCTGTGCTGCTTGACGGCGAAGTACAGTAACGCGCCAGTGCGTCTCCGAGCCCCAGACACCAGCGACGGCTTCGAGTTCGTGGAGGTGAAGCCGGGCCGGGTGCTGCGAGTGCGCCACGTCGTTCCCGAGCGGCCGGCTGGCGAGGAGGTGGATGTGCCACCAGGGGTAAGCGTTCGCTGCAAGCGGAAGATCGTCGTGTATCGCGGCGGGCAGCTGCTCATTGAGAACCTGGCCGAAGTGCCCCGCTCCGAGATCCTGCACTGCCAGGACGGGAACACTACCGAGGTTAGCGCCACGCTGGAGGTGGAGATGGGCGCCGCCCTATCTGCAGGGCCTGGGACTACACCTCCCACAAGCCGCCGGCGACGCAGGCCCAAACGCACGGTGCTGATCGACATGGAGCAGCGAATCTCCAGCTGCAAGGGCAGCCAGGCGGACGTGGCGCTGTTCTTCCTCCACGGGGTGGGTGGGTCCTCAGATATCTGGGCCAATCAGCTCGATTTCTTCTCACACCTCGGCTACGAGGTGATCGCCCCTGACCTGCTGGGCCACGGGGCCAGTTCAGCGCCCGAGTTCCCTGCCGCCTACACCTTCTACGCTCTGGCGGAGGACCTGCGAGCCGTCTTCAAGAAATTTGCGCGGCGACGTAACATCCTCATCGGCCACTCTTACGG GGTATCATTCTGCACCTTCCTAGCACATGAATACCCGGAGCAGGTGCACAAGGTGGTGATGATCAACGGCGGTGGTCCAACAGCCCTGGAGCCCAGCCTCTGCTCCATCTTCAACCTGCCCTCCTGCATGCTACACTGTCTCACGCCCTTCCTGGCCTGGAGCTTCCTCAA GGCCGGCTTCGCCCGCCAAGGGGCCAAGGAGAAGCAGCTGCTGAGAGAGAACAATGCCTTCAACGTGTCGCCCTTCGTGCTGCGGGCCACCATGAGCGGCCAGTACTGGCCTGAGGGCGATGAAGTGTACCACGCGGAGCTCACCGTGCCCACCCTGCTGCTACATGGCATGTGTGACAAGTTCGTGCCGATCGAGGAGGACCAGCGCATGGCAGAG ATCCTGCTGATTGGCTACCTGAAAGTCATCGAGGAGGGCAGTCACATGGTGATGATGGAGTGTCCAGAGACAGTCAACACGGTCCTGCACGAATTCTTCCTCTGGGAGCCCGACACAGCGGCCAGACAGCCTCCCACCAAGCCCGATGCCGAGCAGGCCACTCCAGCCCCTGCAGCAAGAAACACCAAAAGAAAATAA